A region of the Antedon mediterranea chromosome 4, ecAntMedi1.1, whole genome shotgun sequence genome:
GTTTAAAtcaatttctgtattttttaaatatcgtCATTGTAAACAACAGTACAGAGTAACACTATATTGTGTTGACCTTTTTTCTGATTGATAATCGCATAACTCCTGAAATTTGATACCATAGAAAAAGCTTCCTACAAATAACTATGAAAAGAATGAATCAAGGTCAGTTGACAGACACatgacaacaacaataacattgAATTGCTTCCCTTCAATAAACCCAATATTCCTGCATTGAAAGTGCAGTCACCTATCGCTAAACTATTTTTAATGGTTGGATAGGATATACCAGCTTATACCTCCAATAATGCCTGTTGCGTCGGCATGCATGCTGCCTCGTTTTTGGTCAAAATCTTTATCCGCCATTTGAAAATCTTGCATTGCCTCAACGAAACACTCTTCACGTCAGGTACCGTAATTACTAAATGCTTATAATACTAGTGTATTATCATAGTCACATGTTTGGCCAACACTTATCAGCCTTATGATCTACATACCAAACATGTTTACACTGACCCTAAAGGCAGCACGTTTGAACTATGACCTTTAACACACGGTTTGTTTACCTCCCCTCCTTTTATATACATCACAATTGGTCGCATAGTAAATGTATTTTGTACTACCACTGAACACGCCCCCACAAACATAACACagattgtaaatatatttaacaaCCTGGCAAATAattaccattatttatttagtttaacaATTCTATGTTTACACAACATATTGTGAAGGGCTGTTGAATTTATATGATGTGAAATGTTATTggtccactttaaaatggaaatttgtttgcttggcataattaagacaataaaacaaagaaaaatacatcaaattccaaaaggcaatgttaaaatactatttatatgcATATGGTAAAGTACTGTTAAAAAACTAGTGCATAAAGGTCTGCTATACTCTTCTATTATCACAAAATTAGAAGATTTTTCTACAGTCATGAAAGCACTAACAATACATAAGAAATGGTGGCTACCATAGGGTACACTGTTCAAAGACACTATACCCATTTCAATGGCAACTATCAACAATGCTTAAACAACAACCTCCACACTTAAAGTTAaacttatttcattttcttaccCCCAATAATTCCAGTATGGTCGACCTTCAAGTTATTGCTCTCCATTTTAAGGGCACACGCTActtctcgcacgtaaaattgaCAACGTTCCCACACGGCGTATAATTAATCGAAATAAGTAATAACTCTCTGAAAGCCAATTGCATTTAATTTCCCAACAATGGAAACTCACTGAGCTGTGCAGCATCATTTAAATAAAGGACACCATTAGGGACTGTTAGGAAACCATGCATTTTAATTCTGGATAAATGCCAACCAGTAATATTATAATGCTGGTGGTACAACAGTAGTTGggaaatacaaatattaattataatggCACAATTATATCTAGAATTAATTGtatgttttgatcaatataAGAATATGTTTACTATATCGTTGCTACAGCAttgtttcagtttcagtttattttccatttcaatttctgaacataagataaacaacttatatggatggataaccgtaagagcgaagctcgtttgccggtcacccgttagtgcagtgacattacagacaacataaagacaaaggtgcaatacataacaagacatgtgaacacttgtgtttgcaaccccttggataaaataatatatttatataaaggagaaaattagatattatatttctttttgaccatacaatgataattttttcTTAAGAAGGCTAACATGAAGAttacatatactgtagttatttttatttttactagtacatggtaataaaatctgaatatcatcttttagataaaaaaatgtaataaatttacATACACACACATGTATTGTTTAAGTTGTTACTATGTACAgtattgatgatgtcatcgcaTCACATGAAGATGAACGGAAAAATACAGGTCATCGTAAACAAAGACTAGTATACATCCTGGAATAAATCTGTACAACCTTACTCATATcatatgacatttaaaaaaaatcaatattttcgaaaaaaaatcatatttatatttaaactaCAACTACGGgtaatattactattttttaaacaaGATTACTTTGGTATGGCTCAGTGTTTCTAattaaaaaggttaaaaaatagaaatatggTACATAGTAAACCAGTTTTAATACAGTTTAGAacctttacaaaatattaaagtatTGATGGATTTAAAACTACAGTAAGTCAATGAAGATATTCTTGTTTAAAaggttaaaatacagtatttatttgacTTTTAAAGCATAAAGCATTATTATATCAAAGAACCtttcttaattaattttaaagaatgaaccaagacataaaaaaaaagatttccaGGTAAAACATTAACAAGAAAAAACAGAAAGGGCGtccaaaaacaaattaattaaaaaagacTATGATTGACTAGATTTGGTTGAAAAGTACCAAAATGTGATTTAAACGTTTTTTTATTCAGTTAAAAAGCAAGCTGTAATCGTGATGTTGCATGCAAATTATTGTAACTAGGCAACAGTAGAGATGCTTGGCGATAGCTTTGAAGAATTGGATTAAAAGCATAACATCAGAAATAATGATTACCAACTACAATACAATTTatggaaaataataaaagaaaaattgtattattattattattaattatactttAATTGTAGCCTATTGTTATTTGAATGTCATTATATTGTGATCTGATAATTGTAATTGTGTTGGCTCTCTGACaaaatatgattattaatattttaactgtTAGAAACTTATGACTAGATTTAGACTTGCCCGAAgtctgtattgtcttttttatttatttgtttttattgcgaccgtgatttttgtctgaaaatacagacttgtgaaacgcgtatagaaatcgatttgtagaccgcaaacatccgataagaatgacgtaggttatcataccgtatttggctatatggggcgggcggtatgtaaatatggatttcgaatcaaccaatgatcattttgtttcaaaatgaaaaagatcgagtacgtacagtgctgaatgtacggtcgagactgttgaaatataaaatcgtgttgccaagttgttttgtttattaattgtttagtccttagcctaggcctccttcgtaggtcctactcaactcgcacgtatgacctgcacaccaccaccggcacacaacaaagcaacaccactacacagaacaggacagggtctgggtgggaattaaatcaaattatctccgcgtaataaatgatccattcaatgttagATTTGTGGAGAAGCTAACCTATCATATccagacgagttttcatgttcttgggaaaaatcccatcaaatgtttaccagactactaggcatataaaatcatttctagccttcagaaactttcatcaatgtacccaagtacacattgtctaaacgtaacatagcgcatgcgcaccatcttagttgttgagtctttgaaattctgaaatatgaatattaaagtggtgagtagccaatcgcatgcagctgaaactagtcaaccggataatcgtatgcaccaagaattcttggtgtcaaaccacgtgacttgtgcgtgtttccccagacggagtatccaaaatcaagtagtatacgtatgaaacgccatatgtgccaaaatatttatctttttactaataataatattaagacaaaactccgtctggaacccagactagacAAGATTTAATAGCATTCAGCTTTTATTTCTTATGAAATAATTTGAACCCGTTATTAATTCGGCAAACACAAATAGAAAACATTAAGATTAAGAGACAATAAATATTCTTGATTGCACCAAGGCTTCTAATCGACAATTatgtatgtaaataatatattttatcattatcattattattataaacacattatatatTCTGCATTTAGTATTGATTGaacaatttgtttattaatacaaAGTGGTACATATTCACAGAAATATTATCTATCTTTGATATTAAcataacatctttttttttcaatcttttcaattcaatttatttatcatcaatGCAATAATCACAAAATTAAATCCTGTTTGTAGTTAATGATATTATCTTTCACTAGTAAATCTAATTGGTTAAAAGTAAACTAATTAAACTAATTTAAGAAAAGGTCAAGATGTAATTCAGGAATTCTATTTATCCTACTTGGTGGAAATAGGAAAGCTTGTCAAAGAAtccttaagttctgtctacactatgaacattgtgacaaaaaaatgtgatgtgcccatatatggtcatatcactaccatatttagagtatatcactaccatatttggccacatcacacttttttgccaaaatagtttgatagtgtagacagcgcctTATTTTGCTATCTAGTTCGTTCTGACAACCCCACCTTAGCAGGAGGTTGTGACTGCTTTAGATCTTCAAAATATGTTTCCACTTTGCTGATTTTTGAttgttattgattgattgattgaattttttAACCAAAGTCACACATATACATACGATAAAcatttaaatcaaaacaatCAGTACAGTAATAGTAAAACTCGAGTTAAatggatataaaaaaaatttaaactttAGGCCTATGTGTAAATGATATTTGttaaggcccattcacactaggacgataacgatcgacgataatagacaataatttgcatttttcatacataaaataaaagaaatataaaaccttttcattctagaactatagaataaccatctatgcttcctttgatgaaaattatattttcacacgtccaattaaatgacgtcatgattagtaaagagcaataatatcgtgacaatacaacgattttattgtttttatgtatcatgacgtcatttgattggaattttaaaaatattatttttatcaaagacagcataaatgattatcctatagtcctAGAACGAaaccctttctaatttcttttgttttatgttaaaaaaatgcatgcttatatatttatcgtcgattgttatcgtcctagtgtgaatgggccttaaCTTGCCAATATTGACAGCAACTATGTTGTTTACAGAACATGACTACATTTATAGTTTATTACTTTTCATGATCCATTAATTCCTCTTGACTCATTGGTTTGCCGTTATTGATTACTATTTATTACTATTGACTACTTCCATCAAAGTAATATGAAATCTTGGCCATCTAGTGAATTATTAAATTACTTTCACGGTATGCGTACGACTGTGTCAACATTATGTAAAGCCattaatatacaatgtacacaCTATAATTGCATATTCTCTTAACTATAGTCTTGCCAATACTTCAGTATCATAAACTTTAACTGTagtgtattttttaatttagagaTGATATATATGTACCTGatatttttttctcacaatTTAGATTCACCCGATACTAAAATTTGGAGGGAAAACTAagaatatttttactttttgatATGTTCTCCCCTCGAAGGGGAAAAGGCCTAGATGTCggtttatcttttatttatcaatttattattattattacaaaacagAGTTCAAGAAATAAAGTAATAGTGTtcttttatttatcaatttatcagtttatccaggtaagctattCACGTAATAGACACTAAAATTAAAGATAGCTGAATTAAAATCAAGTGACACAATGTTTACCTCCAATAACTTCAGCCCGATCATCATTTCCGTTGGCTTTTGTATTTTCCATCTCGATCAGTTGTGAATTGTCAGGTATGACCCTATTTGACATTTATGGTGCAAGCAAGCAATTTCAAAAAGATTCAGTTTGCAATAATACACCAGGTAATTTCTAGACTCCAATGCTTTTCCTCATGGCAACAATTATAAATGTTCTGAATAGGCTTTTGTTATGTAGGAGGTCGTCGTTATTGAATAAGTAATCAGATCAATAGAGGGCAGTCAACCATTACCACATTTTCTTGTACTTAATTATGATAATGAGAAAGCTACTTGGGTACAAACTACAAACAATGCTGTGTGacattttagatttttttaagTAACAATAAGTCAAATTGAAAActtgaaagtttaaaaatacGCTTTTGGTCTGGGTAAACCCAAAAAATGGGTTGGGCAACCGCACCAGCACCACAACACCCGCTACCTCGTTAAATCCGTTTCGTTATGAATATGAATGAagagttatttttttataaataatattttaagtaaaagTTATTTGTCTGAAAATAACTTAACCgttaaaaaaaaacgttaagGCAGCACGTGTTAAATAGTGTTAAAGCCTGCAAAACTTTCTTAAAAACAACATGGTGAATAAAACAAACTGATTGTATGTTAGGAAATGAAAGCACATCCATACGATTTGACTACATTACTTTGTCAAACGAGTTGATGTTAAATTTTGCATAGTGTgtgaaaatgtttaatataattaatcGACCAATCAGGACTTGGCTGAAACCGCTGTACTCGCATCTGAAAATAGGAACGGTTATACTGGTGGTCTAGACCTTGGTGGTCTAGttgtataaaaagaaaaaaaatggtttaatCAATTCTTAATTTTAAAAGTCTTACATAGTTGTCGGTCTATattggaaataaaataatagttagAATAGGGTATTCCAGGCCTAGCCCGATGATACCTCACTCAAATTGTGAAAGTACAATAACCTCACAGTGACAGCCAGCAAAACAACCAGGATGCATCATGCAGCTGGGGAGGAGAGAGAGTATGGATTGTCAGCctcggcctaggctagctagagcGACACTTCCAAAAGCTTggtgtattaattaatacataccTCCAATAATATCTGCTCGGTCGTCGTTTACCGTTTTTTGCATTTTTTCAGAAACTGTAGGATCTATTCTTGTTGGCATAAGGCACAAAGTGCAATTAATGTACTATCGTTTCTTCTACTACCACCAAGAGTCACAAGACAATTTATCTCGCGAAAAAAGTTTGTTGACTGACTGTATGGTAAGCCAAAGAAGACAAAGAAATGGTTCCTAAAGGGTTTTTGCATCCTAACAAAGTTAGGTTTGTTTTCTTATTCCAATATTCCGCATATTTTGTGAATAATCTTCAATCATTTTCTtattaacattttcaatttcCGATAATTAAAGTTTATAATTAATCAATAAGTCCAAGTAAATGCAGGGAGatctaaataaataaaggaGGACAACATAtgaaaattatttacaattaatatcattatcttaattatttttaaaaataaaaacgttCTTTGCAACAGAAAGAATGACATACATAAGCAAAACTAATTAGGAAaccaaatttaaattattaaatgaacAATCTTTGATTACCTTGAATTTAACAAGAGGCAGGGCTCACCGGCGGGGGCAGTACAAATTATCCTTTCCTGGTcagattaaatatattattaaaataaagaagaagAGAGTAAACCACAACCACAACGTAAAGTGTAAAGCGCTATGTAAATAGCGCTTAATTAAagaaattttcaaaaacatatgtttttagacaaaaagtttaataaaaaagatGGTAACTAATAAAAATGTCCAAAATGGCGCTCCATACACAACTGCAACATTTTATTGGTCTCTGTGATATCTAACGTCCAATGAAAACGCTTAATTCCGCGTCACGTTTAAAAAACGTAAACAAAAAGCTGACAACACAAATCGCGAAGGGTTTGCCGATCGAAAAAGTTTCCAATAAGTTGGCCAAAAGTGCCTCGTAAGTACATCGACATagcatatttttttcatttttagataattataaaatatgatattttaatttattaaaaggACTGACATTGTCTAAACCACCTATGTATGCATGTGTTATTgctctaggcctatatataaaagATGAGTACCGGGCCAATCAATCAATGTCGACTGGCTGGGTTGTGGTGGACCTGCGTTTGGAAATGagagaggcctaggcctaggcctaagcaaTAAATGAGGCTGCTGAGGCAAGCCAACATAATAGAGGCACTGTTTATTCCTTCCTTATTCCTAATCTAGCATGGGCATAGGCCTAGCTTATTAATATTACCTTGAATAACCTTGActatcataatataataataatttttttttaaaggcagGATCtctctaggcctagggcctagctagaggcTAGGGGAGCcatttataatttcaaaaaaTGGTAATGTCATTTCAATTACTTTTTTTCTGCAGTTAAGATGACAATTGAGCGTGGCACAACAAGGAATGCATCACCTCCGCTACATGTTCACGTAGACAAGGCCACACCCGTACATGTTCATGTCAAAAAGACGGGAAAGAAGTCCTCTACAGCATCAGCCGTTGAAGTATTTATAGACTTTTTATATTCATAACCACATTGAGAAGGTCTATCTCTAGTTGAACATAAAAGATTGATTATTCAATCAAAAGTAAAAGATAGCTATAGTAATTAGTATAATAAATGATAGTCTCTTGCATCAATACAAGATACCATTTCTCATGACTGctgcaaaaaaatatatgtattttgttaaatttgtgGTATCGCGATTTCTTATACTTTCTACTTTTCCCAACAATTTCAACCTTGTCTTGACTGCTGGCATGAGTTGAAATGGAAAAgaaatttttacaaaacatacaaGTTAATTTTTACTCAATTTTGTATACAGGATCGACTAAAATCTACCAAATCACAGCTAGGACGTTATTCATCAGGGAATGTACGCCCATCTTCATCTCGGGGACCATGGGTGCCAGCTCCTGGGCGAAGTACCAAAGCCAAACCATTGGCATGGGAGGTAAGTAATCATTACTAAATAAAAAACACTACTAAATAAAAAACACTActaaaaaatattagaaaactTAAGAAACgaaaaatgatttaattttttaataatgtatttgatTCTTTATTTTTGTAGAGTTCCAGCCATCGACTGGAGTTAGGAGCACCGGAGCAAGATACGGTGTACTCAACCCTACGTGTTGAAGATCTAGACTCTGAGGTAGAGGAGGATAAATACAGGCTGTACGAGAAAAAAATTGACAGTTTAATGTCAGAGGTTGGCCAGATGAAAACGGAGGTAATGTTCAAAGAAACTCATCAACATCTTTCCGCCATTCACCCTTTCAGTAGATATATTTCCAAACTAGGGACTAAGTAATAATTTCAATAGCCTTCCAAAATTATCATACTATTGTCGAGATATAGCATGGTCTAACGCCATAGAGGTACACCCTTGCGCTGATGAGCTAACATGTCTGGTGGTTTTCTGAAAAGTCTGGTATTAAGAATGTgtatttaatggtaaaaatagaattaaaaaatgtttgacctaaaattaagttttgagaAACTTCAGAAGCtgtaagctatgtctacactatcaaacttaattgAGCTTCAGTATTCAATTGATAATTTTGTTAactttctatttttgttttaaaactgcTGTCCTTAAAAAAAgacttaaatttaaaattctaaaTGAATATAATGATGTTGTTATAAATATTGAGTAATAATAAATTCGAATGAATATTGATTATGTAATACTGTAGCAAAGGGTATAGTTAAACAGTAGTAGTGTAGTCAATGAACCGTAACAGATATCTCTGTTAATTACGTATTCACTTTTTAAATGTGGTATAAGACAATACAGTAATAGTCAATTAGGCttaaattgattatttacaATTGAATTATTAGGTTTGAATTGATTCAGTCATCTGagataattaatttgattagatGATCTTGTTTTCATCAAGGCAAGGTATATTGGTATTGTATTAGTTCAACTTTTGCAAGGCAAGATGCATATACGGTACTTATTTTAAATGGTTCCAACATATCTGTATAGTGTGTGGTACATTACAGGTCATAATTGTAAGTCCAGTATTTTTTTCTGGCTTGGTTATTCAATTTCTGTCGGGAAAAGCATGAAGAAATTTAGGAAAGAATTGATGCTGTCAAAATAACATTAGATATTCACTTAATATTGTTGTTTCTAGCGTGAACTGCAGAAAACAAAACGTGAAGCATCTCGAGCAAGAGAAGAGTTGTTGCTGTCGAAGAAACTGCTGGAGGACCAAGAGGAAGAGATACTGGATTACAAGCAAGAGCTGCATACAACAGAGCGGCAGAGTAAGACACTGCAGGAAACGATGGAGAGAATGGAAGATGAGATCAACCTATCAAGGTAAGGAAGGGTTAATTACTTATTTAATGTACAGGGCTGGGGTGATAAGTGGATGATGTAacctgttaagctctgtctatcaaatTAGacagtgtgcccaaatatggtagtgatatgacatcatcatgtccatatatgggcacgtcaccgtttgttgtcacataaagtttgatagtgtagacagagcttaaggggtTCCCGTCTTTGATTGAAAATTATACTGTTCAAAATGAATGGTTGacaaaatatttcacattttgcAACACAGGACAGAGCATAATGTTAGTCGATCAGAGCGTGATCGTTTGATGAAGCAGCTAGTAGAGGTTGAGATGGATGCTGGGGCGGCCGTTAAGCAAATGAATGAGCTACGTAGGACTGTTCACAGGCTCAAAGAGGTActgtttcttaagctctgtccacactatctaaactagtttgacaaaaaaaaatgtgatgtacccaaataatgtagtgatatggccaaatatggtagtgataggacatcatcatgtctatatatgggcacattacatttttttgaaatttttttaaaatgacttttttttttcattatataacAAATTTCTTTATAGATACTTTCTTCCATATCAGATATGTCTCGATGCGTTGAAGTTTAgtaacattttttctttcttttttatttgaagGAAAAACGAATGTCTTCCCACGATGGAAAGATTTTGACAAAACAGCGAGATCTCCTCCTTGATAAGCTGAATGATTTTGAAAATACTAACAGAGTATTGCGAAAGATGCTTAGAGATCATCATCGAAACGAAGTAATTCATTCCTTTATGGACATTCTACAGCATATTTATTTAAGCTTGATTTAaagttaattatttttaattgtattccTTTCCTAGTTAATAAAATTTTGTGCTTATATGTTACACATTAACTGCTACAAAATTcggaaaaatacattttttaaaaggcgaattttatgtaattatagAGGCCCTAGTAAATATGGTTACCACTGTTTTATTGCCCGAGGGATCGAATAAGCAAGTtgtaatgataattatactgtaCCTTACATAGGACTAtctttataatgtaattataacAGTGGCGGATCCAGTGTAAACAGAACTAGATGATGGGTGGGATGCAATAGTCctcaatatatttaattttggaATAGAGAGCCCAGAGCTTATAAATGCAATTTACTATTTTATCAACAGGCTTCTCGAGAGCAGGTGGACGTACAAAGGGACGTTCTGCTGAAGAAACTCACCGAATCCGATGCCACGAACCAGAAGCTGCGTCTGTCGATCTTGGACAAGGAACACGAGGTGGAATCTTTGAAAGCGATGCTGGCTGCAGAAAAGGGACAAACCAACACGATGCAGGATCTCCAGTCCTCTCTGGAATCCACCAGAGCCCATCTGCAGAACCAGCTGCGCAAGAGAGAAGCAGATTGCAACCGGATGGCAGTGCAGATCAGGAACATAGAGAACCAGCTAGAACAGGAGAAGATTGAGGTGGAGCATCTGCAGGGACTTCTTAGTGGCGCGAAAGAGAAGGCTATTGCAGATAAGGAAGCTCTGAAGAAAGCCACAAGGTACAAAGTAGTGCTTGgttaattaaattacataaatagtatttttgctttaaagATTAGAgttatgctctgtctacactatcaaacttgtttgacaaaaaagtgtgatgttgtGCTCCAAATAtcttagtgatatgacatcaacaagggaacatcacatttttttttcacataaagtttgatagtgtagacagagctttactctaATATGTCTCACCGTTTTTCCATCTCTCTCTTCAGAATTCAGAAACAAAGAGCTAGCAGAAGTGAGGATGCTGTTGACCAATTAAATTCTCAGGTTCTTGAACGAGAGGCTCAGATTGCAGACAGCGTGGCCGTGATAGAACAGTGGAAGGCAAAAGCATCGAAAT
Encoded here:
- the LOC140047166 gene encoding outer dense fiber protein 2-like isoform X1, with the translated sequence MTIERGTTRNASPPLHVHVDKATPVHVHVKKTGKKSSTASAVEDRLKSTKSQLGRYSSGNVRPSSSRGPWVPAPGRSTKAKPLAWESSSHRLELGAPEQDTVYSTLRVEDLDSEVEEDKYRLYEKKIDSLMSEVGQMKTERELQKTKREASRAREELLLSKKLLEDQEEEILDYKQELHTTERQSKTLQETMERMEDEINLSRTEHNVSRSERDRLMKQLVEVEMDAGAAVKQMNELRRTVHRLKEEKRMSSHDGKILTKQRDLLLDKLNDFENTNRVLRKMLRDHHRNEASREQVDVQRDVLLKKLTESDATNQKLRLSILDKEHEVESLKAMLAAEKGQTNTMQDLQSSLESTRAHLQNQLRKREADCNRMAVQIRNIENQLEQEKIEVEHLQGLLSGAKEKAIADKEALKKATRIQKQRASRSEDAVDQLNSQVLEREAQIADSVAVIEQWKAKASKFEREKLQIVHENELLSQRVEGLQGSLRETEVAGRSTHDNMSLQIASKTAEVTSLKLDNERLKVTLATIEDKLKFSNSEIDQLKSTVGQYESLMSDQKTRMSKSQREAADANLRLEREEREKSRILDESHSEIERNVPNNCEKWFSKVRSRLEQQLDDLQPLPEMLRSSEQRLLAATERLTAQEKRSSEQTQLINDITLKMDQQREQLEAMRDKWHQAQDECRTLRSQIEPLERKSHEFEVENRDMHGLLSKREETLRQNQLEVEDKNRELASLTRQLEQSIADNRRIEEESREKSIARERNWHARILELESQLSRSKTEAVQLRRGKEEGERKFNSRLHDLKDRLEQSHSTNRSMQNYVQFLKSSYSNVFGDTSLASSPYRPRSPIHT
- the LOC140047166 gene encoding outer dense fiber protein 2-like isoform X2 codes for the protein MTIERGTTRNASPPLHVHVDKATPVHVHVKKTGKKSSTASAVEDRLKSTKSQLGRYSSGNVRPSSSRGPWVPAPGRSTKAKPLAWESSSHRLELGAPEQDTVYSTLRVEDLDSEVEEDKYRLYEKKIDSLMSEVGQMKTERELQKTKREASRAREELLLSKKLLEDQEEEILDYKQELHTTERQSKTLQETMERMEDEINLSRTEHNVSRSERDRLMKQLVEVEMDAGAAVKQMNELRRTVHRLKEEKRMSSHDGKILTKQRDLLLDKLNDFENTNRVLRKMLRDHHRNEASREQVDVQRDVLLKKLTESDATNQKLRLSILDKEHEVESLKAMLAAEKGQTNTMQDLQSSLESTRAHLQNQLRKREADCNRMAVQIRNIENQLEQEKIEVEHLQGLLSGAKEKAIADKEALKKATRIQKQRASRSEDAVDQLNSQVLEREAQIADSVAVIEQWKAKASKFEREKLQIVHENELLSQRVEGLQGSLRETEVAGRSTHDNMSLQIASKTAEVTSLKLDNERLKVTLATIEDKLKFSNSEIDQLKSTVGQYESLMSDQKTRMSKSQREAADANLRLEREEREKSRILDESHSEIERVRSRLEQQLDDLQPLPEMLRSSEQRLLAATERLTAQEKRSSEQTQLINDITLKMDQQREQLEAMRDKWHQAQDECRTLRSQIEPLERKSHEFEVENRDMHGLLSKREETLRQNQLEVEDKNRELASLTRQLEQSIADNRRIEEESREKSIARERNWHARILELESQLSRSKTEAVQLRRGKEEGERKFNSRLHDLKDRLEQSHSTNRSMQNYVQFLKSSYSNVFGDTSLASSPYRPRSPIHT